Proteins found in one Penaeus vannamei isolate JL-2024 chromosome 29, ASM4276789v1, whole genome shotgun sequence genomic segment:
- the Pfdn6 gene encoding prefoldin subunit 6: protein MGPEALQKKFEDEVETYKKLQKDLTKTNGLRSQLDGQLNENKVVKEELDLIDDSAVVYKLIGPALIRQDLEEARQNVNKRIDYIQQEIKRHENSMQKLEKEAEGKRDNLNKIQQQMQQLILKAQVPQQKK from the exons ATGGGTCCCGAAGCTTTACAGAAGAAATTCGAAGATGAAGTGGAGACTTACAAGAAATTACAGAAAG ATCTGACCAAGACCAATGGCTTGCGCTCCCAGCTTGATGGGCAGTTGAATGAAAATAAAGTAGTTAAAGAG GAGCTTGATCTCATTGACGACTCTGCAGTTGTGTACAAGCTTATCGGACCTGCTCTGATTCGGCAAGACCTGGAGGAGGCTCGGCAGAATGTCAACAAGAGAATAGATTATATACAGCAAGAAAT AAAACGACATGAGAACAGCATGCAGAAGCTAGAGAAGGAAGCGGAGGGAAAGCGTGACAACCTGAACAAAATCCAGCAGCAGATGCAGCAATTGATTCTCAAAGCCCAGGTTCCTCAGCAGAAGAAGTGA